Below is a genomic region from Mustela lutreola isolate mMusLut2 chromosome 1, mMusLut2.pri, whole genome shotgun sequence.
TATGTTCTAGCTCCCAAAGAGCCCAAATAGGACCAGTCACAAGAGGTCGTATTTCCAACAGGGTACCTTAGCAAGATCTTCTTTTAACTTGTTGTACTGCACCACatcaaaatgttctttctttgatttcttatgGAAGAAGTGCAGAAACTGTCTCCTTTTAACAGCTGAGTAAGTATaatcctaaaaggaaaaaaggggggaggaaaaaaagaacatgttttaAATGAACATAATGTCTCTGTAAGAAAGACACTTGCCTTAGCAACACTAAAGCAAAAGAAGGCAGATGAGTAAAATATTTGCAGTGGCCAACAGAGGAAGCATAAGGCAACACAAGGAAAACATTTCATCTTGCTTGAGATCAGCGGCTGTTCTCAAAAGCAAGCAAGCTGGGAAGAGGAATCACACATATTGggatagaaaggagaaaaaggaaactgtttTGGCAAAATAATCATGCAATGAAAGCTAAAGTTACTGACTGTTTCTGCAATACGtagtcaattttatttctaaagacaCAGAACACAATTTGATGTGTTTATCTCCACGGAGAAATTTATGAGTTGTACTATTTATTTCTCTAAAGAGGTTATCGGTTTTCTGTGCTGTATATGTGCTATTCTTgtggaaaacaacaacagaatTTATCAGCTTTTACAGACCCAGAGAGCAATTCAGtaaataaaaaaggttttattgctCATTACTTCAGTTGGATATGGAATTAGTTGCAAAACATGTTCTAACTTACCATTTTCCTAACAAACTACTCACCTGGCGAGTGACGATAAAGTATGCAAAAAAGACCATGGAATTTGCAAACGTGATGAAGTATGTCACCGGTTCCATGATATCCCAGGAGTACACCCACCAAGTGAGCCAGGCCAACGCCCCGCCCTGAACAGACAACAAGGCTAACCCGGTCCATAAAAGTCCACTGGTTTTGGCTTCTGAGCGAGCTTCGATGCCAGCTTTTATCTAAGGGGCAAAACCAGCCTGGTTCAGCTTACAGGGTACCCAGTCACagggaaagaaggaacaaaagtAAAGTAACACCTATCTGATTATATTAACGAGGTCTGATTTAGGGAAAAGTTATGAAGCAGACACATTCGTGAGTGATCATTTATTTCCAATTCAGTTCATTAGATGagccattattttaaatataaaggtaATATCTGCTTGtgggaagaaaaaattaagtagtATAGAAGGGTATACAATGGAAAACTCAAGACGCTGTCCTCTGAAGCCTGAAATGATAGGCCTATTCTCTCTGACCCAGCAACTGTACTTCTAGCAATGCGTCCTGTAGGTAGCCTTGCTCACACATGGTCCACTTCAGGTGCTCAAGAGTAAAAGACTAACACTTGTGCCTACATCTACCAAGCTATTATGCAGCAGTATCGAGGAAACTATGTACCCGTGCAGAGATCCTTCCAGcatacactgttggtgaaaaaaggggagggagaacaGTATGTAGCAGTGTATGCCCTTTTCTGAAGAAGGgaacaaaataatgtatttgacTTGTGTatacacagatgaagaaaatctAAAATGACCCATGGGTGTGGGGATATGGCAGTAGGAGGAAAAATTTCCACTGGCACCTTTCCTGATTTTCAAATCTTAACACAAGTAAATATatcatcaactttttaaaaagtgaaaaataaaaatgtgggtaCACACAATAcaacaaataaaatttcaaagtcCCTCGCTCTGCCATCTCCTAGGTATCCTTAGACGATACTATTAAAAAAGTTTATCTCCAGAAACTTCCTATTCAGATACAAGGATATGCAGAAGACACCCATCCAGTTTTAAAAGTCAGAGGGGATTGGAGGTTTAGGAGACGCTGTTCTTTCCCTTAAAACAGACTCCAACCCCGCCTCCCCAAAAAAGTTATCTTTTCCCCTCCATCAGTGACTAACTTCGGATGTTAGGAAGCCATTGCTAACTTTCCAGCTGTCTGTATGGTAAGCAGAGCTGGGGCCACGGGCCTGTTCTCCAAAAGAGAAACCGGGAATGCTGGTACATCCAGACCCATCTGATCCTCATTCACAGAGGCAGTGTGGCCAGGGGCGGAAGGCAGCGCACACACTGTTCAAGATGGCGGCATCCAGTGGGGCCGCCATGTACTAGCTCTGCACCTTCGCTGTCTCTGCAACTGAGAGGCAACAGTACACGCAGGCTCATTATGAGGACTGAAGGAGAAAGTGAGCCTATGTAGGGCGTTCCCCCAAACATTCACTTAGCTAGTGCTCAATCAACAGTATTATTTTCAAAGAGCCTCAATGGTGATGCTTCCTAACCTGTTCAAGAGGTTGCAGTTGTCCCTTCAGGTGGTCAATTCTCTCCAGTAAgtggtgctctctctttttctgaaactCTTCTAAGTGCAAAGCCGTGAACAGTCTGTGAACCAAGGATTTCACATTGTCCATCTCTGTAGCATGCTCCATACTCAGTTTCTCTGAGAGAAGACACAAAGGGTACGTAAGGCAGTTACCACACTTCTTCCTCCAGGCTCTCAGAGTCCAGGGAACCCAACCTGTGTGCCCATGGTTGGCGACCTGGGCACTCCAAGCCCTAAGGAGGCATCTGGGATTGgcctttcttcttgtttcaggtGATTTGTCCCTCCCACAGAAACAAAGGCAGGAATGATAAATTATTAGACAGTAGGCTTAAACTTCAttatgtttttttgtcttttttttcttttgtaatatgaCTTTACTGTTTCATTAAAAATCTTCATATAGGAAAAGGTAGCCATCTATCAGAATCCAGGTGCATGCCTCACCTTGTTTGTAATACTTTAGAGTTTATGGGATCATTTTGtcattgtttcaagtttttatttaaattctagttacttaACATCTAATGTAATATTGGTTACAatagtagaatttagtgattcgtcacttaTGTACAAccgccagtgctcatcacaagtgctctccttatgGTTATTTTTACACCTGACTTCAACCTAAGATCCCTCCCCCCTTAGACCCCAGCCATTTATCCAAAAATCACTTTAGGATGCACGGGGAGGGAAGCTGGTATACAAACATGTAAATGAtagtataatatgtataatatacattttgaaaagcaATTAAAGTATAAGTTCTTTTCAGCAAGATGTAGGTCTGAAAGGAGGTTCACACTGAGAAGAAAGGAGGTCAGTTTCTAAGTTATTAACAAAGTTCTTTTGCGTATGGATTTCTCTTAATCCTTCTGCCTCTTTGGATCAATAAACTCCCACAAACTTCCACAAACAAACTGGGCTGCAGGGCTCCTTTCCTAAGGACCATAACTGTTGCCCAGCACTACAGGAGAACTGGGGCCGGGGGCAGGGTGCAAGGCGGGACGGATCTGCTGGCCAGTCATGCACACCTGCTGCCCGGAGAGGCTTAGCACCCCAGGTTAAGGACTTGCTCTGTGAGCTTCCAGTGAGCGGCGCCAGCAGGGCTCCAGTCATTTCCCTTTTATCTCCACACAGCCTCCAAGACACTATCCTGGTCTTTAGTCCCTTCTACATTCCAGGCTACAGCTGCCACGAAGAAGTGAGAAGTCGAAGTTCCCTTCTAAGCTTCTGAGATTTGTAGAACAGTCAGAGCCCTTTTGTTTTGATGGGAAatgtaatgatattttaaaaatcaaaaaaaaaaaaaaatttaaaggtctACATATAGAAGAAAGGTACAGATGGGACGCCAATTCCGTCCCTAGCTGTGGAGCATATCCAGGACAGACAAAGCCAGACGCTAAAGGGATCAGGATAGATTTTAATCAGTAACCACTGCGATGAGGGAGAGGCTCCAGGGTGAAATGAGCTCAGACTTCTGTTTGTGCAGAGATGGCTGCTGTTTTCAGGGGCAGGGGTGAAGGGGGGATGTCAGGGGCTTAAGCAGTCAGGGAAGGGGAAATCCACAAAAATCGGGCGTGAAGGTTGTTGGTTAACGTGACTAGACTAATGTTCGTGTTGTTGATGAGCACTTAGGCGGAAGAGAAACCAACAGAGGACCCCGTGCAAGCCCGAGCAAGGTAGCAACCCAGCGGCCGGGAGAGCAAGAGTGCCCTCCCTGGACATCAGCGCTTCAAAGAGGAGTTTCTCAGGTCCTTCAGATGACAGTTCCGGACAGTAGAAGCTGTACACTTCAAAGCCACCAAGAAAGGATTTATAATTGCAAGCTTTCCCAAGTAACTGCTGTAAGAGGGTGTTCAGGGACCTGTCTGCCAATCACCAGGTTTTCCCTGAACAAACAGGAAGTTCTCCTGACAGTGTTGCACTTTCCCAGGAAAGGATTTTAGGAGGGCTGTAGTCTAATCCTAGGGATAGGCCCTGGAGCTGCGAGACCATGCgcgtgtctgttcaagtctctTAGGGGCGGGGGGTGAACAAAATCATTTGTGTGGAGAATCTGCAATCTTTTTTCTAGGTCAAGGCTAAGGTCTAGTCAAGAAGAGGGCTCAGAGGTGCCTGGCTCAAGTATGGTCAAAGAGAGGGTCTTTGTTATGTGACACGAAATGTTTATCTGAGTTCAGTGACAAGCTATCATCTTTCAGAAATGCTACAGCAAAATTCGTATGGTGTATTACCAACTCAAacatttctctaaataaataaacgttTCTCTGTGCTATCACCTAGCAAAAAACCAGAAGCTGTTTAATCCTTTTAGAGGTGTCTTCAATGTGGAATTCATTTTCATATCCTAAATTTTCAAATCTAATTTGGCCAATGCTTTTAGAAAAGATGGAgtttaaatacactttttaactccaaatttataattttacaaaCTGAATTTTCCTTCAGTCCAGTATAATTCCTCTGTCATCTTTCTTCCGACCGTATCTCCTGTGCCTGTTAGCTGAATTCCCTTTGTGAGACTGAGTCAGTCCAACTTGGTGTTCAGCAAGGAACCTGGtaaaccagaggccagggaggcgTGGGACACACCCGGAGCGCAATCCCAGCAAACCGCCCCTCCCGGGCAGGGAGAAGGCTCTCCTCTCAAAGAACAGGcaggggacgtctgggtggctcagttggttaagcggctgccttcggctcaggtcatgatcccagcatcctgggatggagtcccacatcgggctccttgcttggcagggagcctgcttctccctctgcctctgcctgccactctgtctgcctgtgcttgctctcgcttctctctctatgacaaataaataaaataaaaaatcttaaaaaaaaaaaagaacaggcagGAGGGAGGCCTCAGTTTAGTCCCCGGGGACCTAAGGCTTGTGACATGTTGGGGCTTGCAGGAGAGGAAAGTCAAGTAGAACAAAGAGAtgcccttgaaaaaaaaatcatttatttccacttGTTTCCTCAAATACTCAacccagagaagggaagcagaaggCCTTCCAAGAGTACTGGTGACTCACTGAATATGAACTTTCTACCTTCACAAGGATTTCAATTTCTGTATTTCTCAACTTCCACCATCCTTCTCCCTTTGAGGTTAAATactgctctgatttttttttttaacattttatttatttgacagagagagatcacaagtagagagagagaggagggagcaggctccctgcctagcagagagcccgatgcgggactcgatcccaggaccctgagatcatgacctgagctgaaggcaaaggcttaacccattgaaccacccaggcagccctactGCCCtgatttttaagaagaattaacaGCAGAAGAAAGTTCACAGCTGTTGAAAGGACggattcattttaatttctctgttctTGTTTGTGTTAGAAAGTTctataaaattttcaaacacacaaaatttaaaattttttttttctcttcaaaggaTCTTCAGAGAAGTGGCTGACACCAACTATGGAGTACAAGATCAGCCTGGACCACCTTAcaccagaaaataagaaaaagcttgaaataaaaatgggaagCAAGTCACAAGATATGGGAGCCCTGGTGTTCAACTGTACCAGTTAACCACTAGTGGGAACCCTTTAAATTCCTTGGGACTTACTCCCATTTCTTCATTGTTagcatttattccttttaaatctAAATTCCCTCCCTTACCCTATCCCCTTCTCATCGGCACCTACTGAGAATTCTTGGCTGAGGCAGAATTGGGAGAATCTGGCTGCAAGAGGACTTTGGATTCCCGCAGCCCTCCCCCACATTTACCAGTTAACACTGAGCATCCTAACTATGAACAAGAGCCCTCCCTTatttattgatctatttattttgCCATCTATTTACTAATTTCCTCCTGCTGCAGTCTATGTTCACAGCTTACTGGGAACAGAAGCCAATAGTGGCAGGAACACTTAAACAGAAATGGTAATTTGCCTGAGGCTCGGCGCAGACCGGTTTGAGAACAAAAACACATTGGTGAGTTTTACCTCCAGGAGCCCTACCAGGTTCTCACAGTGAAGGTCTGAGATCACACAGAACTTGGTGcttggagcagggagaggggaaaagtaaCCATTCTGAATCAGCCCCCAGCATAACTTTCTCCACAGCAAGGAAACAGCTTCACCAGATCCTTATCTGGCTTGGGAGAAGGTCAGCGAGCCGACTGCAGCCCCTCTCCAGCCTTCCCGTCTCACAtagtggaggaaaaaataaaaaggctaagAAACTCTTCTCAAAGTTGCAGCCCAGGAATTCTGGCTAATACAACACCCACAATTCAACATAGGTTTATAGGATACTTCTCCCCTTACCCCCAAGACCTTACAACTACATCAATAGGCCTGCTGTTCTGTGCAAGATGCAGATTCCAAAAAAGAATTTCCAGGGAAATCCAGAGACaacaacagagaagagaaaaacaagggcACTAGAAGAAACTCAAGTCTCTGATACCTACCACTACCGCAAATAGCAAGCAGCCTCTTTGCCGGACACACATATAATACACCTCACATCAAACACCTACTTGCTTCAGCGTCTACTACCGGACACATCATGCCCAACTTTCAACAAataagtatatgacaagagagaaaaaaaaaaaaaaaaggcaagaaggtGGTAACATattcaaactgcagaaaatcaaagataaagaaaaaaaccttaaaaggaaCCAGAGGAAAGAATGCTTTACCTACCGAAGAACACAAAAATTACACCTGACTCCTGGAGACGACACCAGcaaggaggagacagagggaaaactCACCATTGAGAGTGATAACAGAAAATTTCAACTTCATGTCTTAGGACCTACACTTTACCATTTACCAAGGTCAGAACGACTTGGCAAAACCTCAAAGTAGGGTCTGCTTCTGCCCTCAGCACATGCTGTACATATGCTTTGTTAAACAAAACaacccaggagcacctgggtggctcagtcagttaagtggctgccttcagctcaggtcataatcccagggtcctgagatggagccccacatcgggctctctgctctgcggtgagcctgcttcctccttccaccttccccctccctctctctgcctgcctctctgcctacttgtggtctctgtcaaatagacagatcaaatcgtaaaaaaaaagaagacaacccCAAAAGATCATTttgaactaaaaagaaaaaggaagaagcttCCCTGGTTCACATAGGATTAAAGTCCAACAGCTCTGAATATACTAGAAACTTAATGTCAGCAACTTTCTGAAATGTCCTTTGTCTAATGACCTGTAACATTTTAtgcaaaaaaatgtaaataacctGCACCAAATGTCCTTTGACACAGCACCATCTGCTTTGTGAAGACTGCATATCCTGGGCAGCTGTCTTAACCTGGACTCCAATACAATCCTCCTCCTTCTAGAAAGTCTAAAAGGTGTGTTCATTTTATGACAAtgtgagggaaaaaaacacaaacctaGAATTCTGCAAAAGTGGAGAAATGAAGACTTTCTCAAACTAAAGTTGAGAACAAAAAATGGGGCCAGTAGCCCCACCTAGTAAAAGCTGTTAAAAGTGAAGGGAAAACAATGATGCAAGGTCAGAAAACCAGATATACGTAAATAAAGGAACTATGTTAAAAAGGGAGTAAGGAAAGGCAAAATTAAAACTTGTATTTCCTTTCGCTTATTAATTGATCTAACAACAGTCTGTTCAAAGTAATACCAGCAAAAAGGTATCCAATGCTTACATGTACATGTAATATATTATCAACAAGtggaatttggaaattaaaacatGTTACCATTTATATCAGTGCCTAAAAAACTGAAATAGGTATAAATATAACAAGCTACGATCAAGATCCTtgtaagaaaaactataaaattctggTGAAAGACATAAAAGAAGAACCAAGTAAATGGAGAAATACTCTACGTTCATGGGAAACAAGACTCAACACTGACAAGATTATCAGTTGTTCCCAAATTTATCTATACATTCAACACAGTCCCAATCAAGATCCCAGAAAAATACTTTGCTGATAtgaacaaactgattctaaagctTACACTGGAAGTCAAAAGACCTAGACTAGCCAACTTGGtatggaagaaaaatgaagtcaGAGAACTGACTCCACTCAATtgcaagacttactataaagctacagtggTCAAAGAATACACCAGCAGATCAATGAAATcgaacagagagtccagaaacagacccatataGAGTCAACTGATCTTacacaaaggagcaaaggcaatacacTAGAGCAAAgactgtcttttcaacaaatggtgctgggagaattagacattcacatgcaaaaacaaacagaaagaaagaatctaaaTTGAAACCTTATACTCTccaaaaaaattaactcacaatggatcatagacttaaatgtgAAATGCAAAACTATACAACTCCTAGAatataggagaaaacctagatgattCTGGCTAGGAGGATGACCTGTTATATACAGCAAAGGTATAGTCCatgaaaggaataaatgatataCTGGGCTTCATTAAAACTAAAATGTCGGCTCCACAAAAGACAAcaccaacagaatgaaaagacaagctacagattgggaaaaaaaatatttgcaagggAGAGATTTGATAATGAACTGTTATCTAAAATGTGTaaaacctgggcacctgggtagctcagtgggttaaacctctgacttcagctcaggtcatgatctcagagtcctgggatcgagccccacattgggctctctgttcagcagggagtctgcttcctcctttctctctgcctgcctctcttcctacttgtgacctctgtcaaataaataaataaaatctttttttttttttttaaagattttatttatttatttgacagacagagattgtaagtaggcagagaggcaggcagagagaggaggaaacaggctccctgctgagcagagagcccgatgtggggctcgatcccaggaatctgagatcatgacctgagccgaaggcagcggcttaaccactgagccacccaggcaccccaataaataaaatctttaaaaataaatgtaaaaaaataaaatatgcaaaaccaTCTTaaatcaacaatttaaaaatgtactacctgctttaaaaaatgacccaaagacttgaagagacacctcaccaaagaataCAGTAAGCATCTGAAGTCGTATGCCATTAAGCCagtacaagttaaaaaaaacaacaacaaacaagctattacacacctattagaatggccaaaatcccaAACACCATCGCCGCTAAAAGCTGTCAAGGATGCGGAGCAGCAGGAATTCTCACTCACTGCTGATGGgcatgcaaaatggtacaaccacttcgGAAGAAAGTTTcccagtttcttacaaaactaaacatactctcaACATACAATCCAGCACCCACGCTCTGTGATATTTACCCAAATGCATCAAAAACtgatgtccacacaaaaacctacaaatgctacatattgtatgatacCAACTATCTGACAttcagaaaaaggcaaaactatggagacagtaaacaCTTTAGTGGTGGCCGAtggttggggggtggtgggtaGGAGGGATCGGGCGGATCACAGAGGACTTTTGGGTAGTGGAATTACTCTGTGTGATACTACAATGGTGGATATATGTCAGTAGACATTTATCAGAACCCTAATGTCAACTACGAACTTTAAGTAATAATGATGGGCCAGCGCAGGTTCATGGATTGTAACAAATGTAGTGCCTGACAGTGAGGGAGGCTATGGGGAGGGGACAGAGTATATGGGAACTGTATCCTATCTGTTCAATCTTCCTGTGAACCTACTAAAACTACTCTGATAAAATCAAgcctgtttttgaaaaaaaagttaagtgttATATGATACACACATGGATTCATGATTTTCAAGCCCACTTCTTCTTAATCCAATAATGTCAGTTTAAGCATTCAAGATCCTAATGTGAAGTCTTATAAGTGTAAAAAAAGGATACGACACTAAAAGGCCTTGCTGGGCAACTGCTACTCATCATTCGTACCCTCTCAAGAAAGGCGTAAACATCAGTTTTCCAAAGCATCCTTGGTGATTTGGTCAATTAAGAAGGTTCTTAAGCTTGCTCCCTGTAAAAGCCCCACAACTAAAGGGGAATGTTAAGATAATTGCCtagcaggcacctgggtggctcagttggttaagcagctgccttcagctcaggtcatgattccaaggtcctaggatcgagcccctgctcagcagagagcctgcttctctctctccctctgcctgccactctgcttacttgtgctctctaactctctgtcaaataaattttaaaaatctttgggaaaaaaaaaagctaagttgTCTAGCTGTGTCTCTTACCTTTCTTGGGGCACTGTACATCATACGTTATTTTGTTAATGACAAGCTTAAAATCATTCATTAGCAAAATATCCATCAAGGTCGAAGCTGAAATTTCACTgccatctgaaagaaaaaaatcatgtacaGAATAAGTCCTTGTTTTAGACAGTAAGAACCATTTTCCAACatacagagaaatatttactAACTCAGGTTTTTATAATACAGGAGTGGACATTTTCATGGGGCAGGGCTCTCCAATCCCCAATACCGTTCCCACGTGGAGAACTCTCCCTTCCTGCTCTACCTCCCATTACACTGCACcaaagagagcaagcaggggctCCCTCTCCCACGCTGTTAGTGGGCCTGGGGCATCTAGGCAGATGTTCCTGGGGAGACTGTACCTGCAGAAGGTCAGGCTAAACTTGGGGGCGGGACGGAGATGGACTCTTCATAGCAAAgccagagcaggggaggggacacGTTGAGGGGGCAGTGAGGGTGCAGGTGTCAGCAGCAGAGCCCATCAGGTGAATCCTAGG
It encodes:
- the MCUB gene encoding calcium uniporter regulatory subunit MCUb, mitochondrial isoform X1, which encodes MMLLRGARTPRPRWLPTLGPGARVHPRPRTPSPQILCVQLCGNLKYYQSHLYSTVVPPNEVTVNYRHGLPLITLTLPSRKERCQFVVKPMSSTVGSFLQDLQNEDKGVKTAAIFAADGSEISASTLMDILLMNDFKLVINKITYDVQCPKKEKLSMEHATEMDNVKSLVHRLFTALHLEEFQKKREHHLLERIDHLKGQLQPLEQIKAGIEARSEAKTSGLLWTGLALLSVQGGALAWLTWWVYSWDIMEPVTYFITFANSMVFFAYFIVTRQDYTYSAVKRRQFLHFFHKKSKKEHFDVVQYNKLKEDLAKATESLKQVRHSLCLRMQGEEVNEKN
- the MCUB gene encoding calcium uniporter regulatory subunit MCUb, mitochondrial isoform X2, giving the protein MSSTVGSFLQDLQNEDKGVKTAAIFAADGSEISASTLMDILLMNDFKLVINKITYDVQCPKKEKLSMEHATEMDNVKSLVHRLFTALHLEEFQKKREHHLLERIDHLKGQLQPLEQIKAGIEARSEAKTSGLLWTGLALLSVQGGALAWLTWWVYSWDIMEPVTYFITFANSMVFFAYFIVTRQDYTYSAVKRRQFLHFFHKKSKKEHFDVVQYNKLKEDLAKATESLKQVRHSLCLRMQGEEVNEKN